From the Cucurbita pepo subsp. pepo cultivar mu-cu-16 chromosome LG05, ASM280686v2, whole genome shotgun sequence genome, one window contains:
- the LOC111795304 gene encoding pantoate--beta-alanine ligase-like: protein MAGKEKPMIITDKNPMRTWTRSMRSQGKTIAFVPTMGFLHDGHLSLVQEAHKHAQLVVVSIYVNPAQFAPSEDLSTYPSDFDGDIRKLMAVPGGIDVVFHPHNLYDYGVESDLDRGANGGGSGGRATDSCLEESGSEHETWVRVERLEKGMCGRSRPVVFRGVATIVTKLFNIVEPDVAVFGKKDYQQWRVIRRMVRDLDFSINIVGSEIMRDADGLAMSSRNVRLTPEERQKALSINRSLSKAKSAAERGELNCKRLKNLVVEEIEEAGGRLDYAEIVEQESLEVVEEIKSPVVMLVAAWFGKVRLIDNMEISI, encoded by the exons ATGGCGGGGAAGGAGAAGCCGATGATAATTACAGACAAGAACCCGATGAGGACATGGACGAGGAGCATGAGATCCCAAGGCAAAACCATTGCCTTCGTTCCCACCATGGGATTTCTTCACGACGGCCATCTCTCTCTAGTCCAAGAAGCTCACAAGCACGCTCAACTCGTCGTGGTCTCAATCTACGTAAACCCTGCCCAATTTGCCCCTTCCGAGGACTTGTCCACCTATCCTTCAGATTTCGACGGCGACATTCGGAAGCTCATGGCGGTTCCTGGAGGAATCGATGTTGTTTTCCATCCTCACAATCTCTACGACTATGGAGTCGAATCGGATTTGGATCGTGGCGCAAATGGCGGCGGTTCTGGTGGAAGGGCGACGGATTCTTGCCTGGAGGAGTCTGGTTCAGAGCATGAGACATGGGTGAGGGTCGAGCGATTGGAGAAGGGGATGTGTGGGAGAAGTAGACCTGTTGTCTTTAGAGGAGTTGCGACCATTGTTACCAAGTTGTTTAATATTGTGGAGCCTGATGTTGCAGTGTTTGGAAAGAAGGATTATCAGCAATGGCGGGTTATCCGCCGGATG GTTCGAGATCTTGACTTTTCTATAAACATCGTTGGGTCGGAAATCATGCGCGACGCCGATGGTCTTGCAATGAGTTCTCGCAATGTGAGGCTCACACCTGAAGAAAGACAAAAG GCATTGTCTATAAACAGGTCGTTGTCAAAAGCAAAATCTGCAGCAGAAAGAGGTGAACTTAATTGCAAGAGATTAAAGAACTTGGTTGTGGAAGAAATAGAAGAAGCAGGTGGGCGACTTGATTATGCTGAG ATTGTGGAACAAGAGAGTTtggaggtggtggaggagataAAGAGTCCAGTTGTGATGTTGGTTGCTGCCTGGTTTGGCAAAGTCAGGCTCATAGACAACATGGAAATAAGCATTTGA
- the LOC111795306 gene encoding vesicle-associated membrane protein 722-like → MGQQSLIYSFVARGTVILAEYTEFTGNFTTIASQCLQKLPATNNKFTYNCDGHTFNYLVDNGFTYCVVAVEAAGRQIPIAFLERVCEDFVKRYGGGKAMTATANSLNKEFGSKLKEHMQYCVEHPEEISKLAKVKAQVSEVKGVMMENIEKVLDRGEKIELLVDKTENLRSQAQDFRQQGTKMRRKMWYQNMKIKLIVLAIVIALILIIILSVCGGFKC, encoded by the exons atggGGCAGCAATCCTTGATCTACAGCTTTGTTGCGCGCGGTACTGTGATTCTCGCAGAGTACACGGAGTTCACCGGGAATTTCACCACTATAGCTTCGCAGTGCCTCCAGAAGCTTCCCGCCACCAATAACAAGTTCACTTACAATTGCGATGGACATACCTTCAACTATCTCGTCGATAATGGATTCA CTTACTGTGTGGTTGCAGTTGAGGCTGCTGGCAGACAGATCCCTATTGCATTCCTTGAACGAGTATGTGAGGATTTCGTGAAGAGATATGGAGGTGGGAAGGCCATGACAGCAACTGCCAATAGCCTGAACAAAGAATTTGG gTCTAAACTGAAGGAGCATATGCAGTATTGTGTGGAGCACCCAGAGGAGATCAGTAAGCTTGCCAAAGTGAAAGCACAGGTTTCTGAAGTCAAAGGAGTAATGATGGAGAACATTGAGAAG GTTCTTGATCGTGGAGAGAAGATTGAGCTTCTGGTGGATAAGACAGAAAACCTTCGATCTCAG GCACAAGATTTTAGACAGCAAGGAACCAAAATGAGGAGAAAGATGTGGTATCAGAACATGAAGATAAAGCTGATAGTTCTTGCGATCGTAATCGCGTTGATTCTGATAATCATTTTGTCCGTCTGTGGGGGCTTCAAATGTTGA
- the LOC111795251 gene encoding uncharacterized protein LOC111795251, with translation MSLSSWFRRRLLRQIDQFTESSIPLRKSDGEKEEQFHGVTDALIEFVKSFTIETFKNFPLQDEGEALCGDQNLSDWQERHAVLVLSKVKEISQLRYKLCPGHLKEHQFWKIYFALVKSLVVEYELRAIQLDKLRRMALGNEGSSNCTSSYEVEMAETNTASHLAPVGPLTP, from the exons ATGAGCTTGTCTTCTTGGTTTCGACGGAGACTTTTGAGGCAAATCGACCAGTTTACCGAAAGTTCGATTCCCTTGCGGAAATCCGATGGAGAGAAGGAAGAGCAATTCCATGGAGTCACAGACGCGTTGATCGAATTTGTCAAGTCCTTCACCATTGAAACCTTCAAGAACTTTCCTCTTCAAG ATGAAGGGGAAGCACTTTGTGGTGATCAAAATCTCTCGGATTGGCAGGAGCGACATGCCGTTCTTGTGCTGTCTAAAGTCAAG gaaatttCCCAACTCAGATATAAGCTCTGCCCTGGACATTTGAAGGAACACCAATTctggaaaatatattttgcCCTTGTCAAGAGCCTGGTGGTTGA ATATGAACTGCGTGCAATTCAACTTGATAAACTTAGGAGGATGGCTTTAGGGAATGAGGGATCTTCCAACTGCACTTCATCATATGAAGTTGAAATGGCAGAGACGAATACTGCATCACATTTAGCTCCTGTAGGGCCACTAACTCCATAA
- the LOC111795250 gene encoding cyclin-dependent kinase inhibitor 3-like — translation MGKYMKKSKLTGGIAVMEVSPQSSPGLRTRAAKTRALQRLNKSFSQSAAVSSPRAAASSSSYLQLRNRRLEKPPVFRQLHKAQQDGECCEDGLSRECSSNDSRLKRDLADSGSEKRKLRVETGSGNARDFEDYFGENCLDFGGDNRGTAEKIHRSLVRDSSTNATSYSTQMETNSHTTNSGVEMELLKSIPTANDIEEFFAQEELWHQTTFIQKYNFDFASEMPLQGRYEWVQVVP, via the exons ATGGGAAAGTacatgaagaaatcgaagCTTACAGGCGGCATTGCAGTTATGGAGGTCTCACCGCAGTCCTCTCCGGGACTCCGTACTAGAGCTGCTAAAACCCGTGCCCTACAGCGCCTCAACAAATCATTCTCTCAATCCGCCGCTGTTTCGAGCCCTAGAGCGGCggcatcttcttcttcttacttgCAGCTGCGCAACCGTCGACTTGAAAAGCCTCCGGTATTCCGGCAGCTGCATAAGGCGCAGCAGGACGGCGAGTGTTGCGAAGATGGCTTGAGTCGTGAGTGTTCCTCTAATGATTCTCGGTTGAAGCGGGATTTGGCGGACTCGGGTTCGGAGAAGAGGAAGCTTCGTGTGGAAACAGGGAGTGGAAATGCTAGGGATTTCGAGGATTATTTTGGCGAGAACTGCCTGGATTTTGGAGGTGATAATAG GGGCACTGCAGAAAAAATACATAGAAGCTTGGTTAGAGATTCAAGCACCAACGCAACATCATACTCGACCCAGATGGAGACAAATTCACATACAACCAACTCAGGAGTAGAGATGGAGTTGCTTAAAAGTATCCCTACTGCAAATGACATAGAGGAGTTCTTTGCTCAAGAAGAGCTATGGCATCAAACAACGTTTATTCAGAA GTATAACTTCGACTTTGCAAGTGAAATGCCTCTCCAAGGACGATATGAATGGGTGCAAGTGGTTCCCTAA
- the LOC111795732 gene encoding BTB/POZ domain-containing protein At5g48800-like, which translates to MLQLQQQMSLAKSVRHRCNEWIFHDIPSDITIDVAGVTFSLHKFPLVSRSGRIRRLVAEHRDSDISKVELLNLPGGAESFELAAKFCYGINFEITPGNVAQLCCVSDYLEMTEEFSKDNLSSRAEEYLESVVSKNLEMCVEVLQQYENLLPLANDVRAVSRCIDAIASKACSEQIASSFSRLEYSSSGRLHMSKQAVKSDSDWWIEDISVLRVDLYERVITAMKCRGVRPESIAASLMNYAQRELTKKSTLWNPSGQTKVDIISGSNGQEKLVVDTIVSLLPVEKSVVPISFLFGLLRSAVTLDCSVAFQLDLERRIGSQLDIATLDDLLIPSFKNSADTLFDVDTVHRILVNFSQQDDSQDDMEDASVFDSDSPCSPSQCSLFKVSKLVDNYLAEIAPDANLNLSKFMLISDSLPSHARTIHDGLYRAIDIYLKAHQGLSDLDKKKLCKLIDFQKLSQEAGAHAAQNERLPLQCMVQVLYFEQLRLRTALSNSCDDEDYKPSHQSWRISSGAFSAAMSPRDNYASLRRENRELKLELARLRMRLNDLEKEHVCMRRDMQKSSSHKLVSSFSRKFSKMNFFGHSSSRGSSSPSKHSQRTDSKVIQRTCTSAE; encoded by the exons ATGCTGCAGCTCCAGCAACAGATGTCTCTTGCCAAGTCGGTGCGCCACCGATGCAACGAATG GATTTTTCATGATATTCCAAGCGATATTACGATTGACGTGGCTGGAGTGACATTCTCCTTGCATAAG TTCCCTCTCGTCTCTCGAAGTGGGCGAATTCGGAGATTAGTTGCAGAACATAGAGACTCTGATATCTCCAAGGTGGAGCTTCTCAATCTACCAGGAGGAGCTGAATCTTTTGAACTGGCAGCAAAATTCTGTTATGGGATCAACTTCGAAATTACTCCAGGAAATGTTGCACAGCTATGTTGCGTTTCCGATTATCTTGAAATGACTGAAGAGTTCTCGAAGGATAATCTCAGTTCGCGAGCTGAAGAGTATCTCGAGAGCGTCGTCTCGAAGAACCTTGAAATGTGTGTTGAAGTGTTGCAGCAATATGAGAATTTACTCCCTCTCGCCAATGATGTAAGAGCAGTTAGCCGTTGCATTGATGCAATAGCATCAAAGGCTTGTTCAGAGCAAATCGCTTCAAGCTTCTCACGCTTGGAGTATAGCAGTTCAGGGAGACTTCATATGAGCAAGCAGGCTGTCAAGTCTGATAGTGACTGGTGGATCGAAGATATCTCGGTACTTCGTGTTGACTTGTATGAACGAGTCATTACAGCCATGAAGTGTCGAGGGGTTCGTCCCGAGAGCATAGCTGCATCCCTGATGAATTATGCTCAAAGGGAGTTAACAAAGAAATCCACTTTATGGAACCCATCTGGGCAGACAAAAGTTGATATCATTTCAGGTTCAAATGGACAAGAAAAGCTTGTTGTTGATACAATTGTCAGTCTTTTGCCTGTTGAAAAATCTGTCGTTCCAATCagtttccttttcgggcttctgAGGAGTGCTGTGACGCTTGATTGCTCTGTTGCCTTCCAACTCGACCTCGAGAGAAGGATCGGATCCCAGCTGGACATTGCTACTCTTGATGACCTTCTGATTCCATCCTTCAAAAACTCAGCTGATACTTTATTTGACGTTGACACAGTTCATAGGATTTTGGTAAACTTCTCTCAACAAGATGATAGCCAAGACGATATGGAAGACGCTTCTGTTTTCGATTCGGATAGTCCTTGTTCGCCATCTCAATGTTCATTGTTTAAAGTATCCAAACTAGTGGACAACTACCTTGCTGAAATTGCACCTGATGCAAACCTTAACCTTTCCAAGTTCATGCTCATTTCAGATTCCTTACCTTCACATGCACGTACCATCCACGATGGTTTATATCGAGCCATCGATATCTATCTTAAA GCTCATCAAGGTCTATCAGATTTAGACAAGAAGAAGCTCTGCAAACTAATCGATTTTCAAAAGCTCTCACAAGAGGCTGGTGCTCATGCTGCTCAAAATGAGCGTCTTCCCCTCCAATGCATGGTTCAAGTCCTGTATTTTGAGCAACTAAGGCTTCGTACTGCACTATCGAACTCTTGCGACGATGAAGACTACAAACCTTCACATCAATCATGGCGGATTAGCAGTGGTGCATTCAGTGCAGCAATGTCTCCACGAGACAATTATGCATCACTGAGACGAGAAAATCGTGAACTAAAACTTGAACTCGCTCGCCTACGGATGAGATTGAATGATCTCGAAAAAGAACATGTTTGTATGAGGAGGGACATGCAGAAGTCTAGTTCTCATAAACTTGTGAGTTCTTTCTCGAgaaaatttagtaaaatgaaCTTCTTTGGGCATAGCTCTTCGAGGGGTTCGAGTTCCCCATCGAAACATTCGCAGAGGACGGATTCTAAAGTGATTCAAAGAACATGTACAAGTGCAGAATAG
- the LOC111795733 gene encoding cytochrome b5, seed isoform-like, giving the protein MLRFMITTTPLSTSLQNLKKQSPFGARGKQERIVCHCQITQTSLSLSLSLFQAATMVGSTVFTLAEVASHDNRNDCWLIIEDKVYDVTKFLEDHPGGDEVLLSAIGKDATNDFFDVGHSSAARAMMEEFYVGDIDSSTIPTKRKYTPPKQPLYNQDKTPEFIIKVLQFLAPLVILALAFGIHLYTKTT; this is encoded by the exons ATGTTAAGATTCATGATCACAACAACCCCACTTTCCACTTCCCTTCAAAACCTAAAGAAACAGAGCCCTTTTGGTGCAAGAGGAAAACAGGAAAGAATTGTCTGCCACTGCCAGATTACACAAActtctctatctctatctctctccctcttccAAGCTGCGACGATGGTTGGTAGCACCGTGTTCACTTTGGCTGAGGTTGCCTCCCACGACAACCGCAACGACTGCTGGTTGATCATTGAGGACAAG GTGTACGATGTAACAAAGTTCCTTGAAGACCATCCTGGTGGTGATGAAGTCTTGTTGTCAGCCATTG GTAAGGATGCAACCAATGATTTTTTCGATGTCGGGCACAGTAGTGCTGCTCGAGCGATGATGGAAGAATTTTACGTCGGCGACATCGATAGCTCAACTATCCCTACAAAAAGGAAGTACACTCCTCCAAAGCAGCCCCTATACAACCAAGACAAGACACCAGAGTTCATTATCAAGGTCCTCCAGTTTCTAGCTCCCCTGGTAATTTTGGCATTGGCTTTTGGCATCCATCTCTATACCAAAACAACATGA
- the LOC111795707 gene encoding E3 ubiquitin-protein ligase RNF8-like codes for MPLLEEGRSLAGYTLDDVLANNRFGPPASATARAAEIRGRTLLDVIRDEEPSAAKGLFGKDKRTWKSFREKLRLKRAGSAWVSTVPIPTSDMPFQPKRSLMGKRSQVRFNTPSSRNSTDHSARNPSEESSKSIRRQVSRQSSTMNSSSDSTPFQYDESFDYSSIPDSAPSRMRPQMSRHTSIRIPNPTENYTDLTEPDHDNRVRHISSAFSERRMMSARETVAAQEAADAAAAAAAAEAAEEEEEKEKEQNEDENENVESTTGSEEGEKESPTSEPVRMSLMDLLHETDREMGFEGSNYGMGFEEDGFSDEEDVAYEEEDEDDGSGGEFSCCVCMVKHKNAPMAACGHTFCRLCSKELMVSRGNCPTCSDFILEMLEAF; via the coding sequence ATGCCGTTACTTGAGGAGGGTCGTAGCCTCGCCGGCTATACACTTGATGACGTTTTGGCTAACAATAGATTTGGACCGCCGGCCTCTGCAACTGCAAGGGCTGCCGAAATCCGAGGCCGAACCCTACTCGACGTGATCCGCGACGAGGAGCCAAGCGCCGCCAAGGGGCTTTTCGGAAAGGACAAAAGGACATGGAAGTCTTTTAGGGAGAAACTCCGATTGAAGCGCGCCGGCTCTGCTTGGGTCTCCACAGTTCCGATTCCGACCTCCGATATGCCTTTTCAACCTAAGCGATCCCTAATGGGGAAGCGGAGTCAAGTCCGGTTCAACACGCCTTCGTCGCGAAACTCCACCGATCATTCCGCTCGTAATCCGTCTGAAGAATCCTCCAAATCCATTCGCCGTCAAGTATCTCGACAGAGTTCCACAATGAACAGCTCCAGCGATTCGACTCCGTTCCAATACGACGAGTCCTTTGATTATTCATCCATTCCGGATTCAGCGCCGAGTCGAATGAGGCCGCAAATGTCGCGTCACACCTCAATCCGGATCCCAAATCCAACGGAGAACTACACCGATCTAACTGAACCAGATCACGATAACCGAGTCCGACATATAAGCTCCGCCTTCTCGGAGCGGAGAATGATGTCCGCTAGAGAAACCGTAGCAGCACAAGAAGCAGCCGATgcagccgccgccgccgccgcagcGGAAGCTgcagaagaagaggaagagaaagagaaagaacaaaacGAAGACGAAAATGAAAACGTAGAATCAACAACAGGATCGGAGGAAGGGGAGAAGGAGTCACCTACGTCGGAGCCGGTAAGGATGTCGTTGATGGATCTGTTGCACGAGACGGACAGAGAAATGGGGTTCGAAGGGTCGAATTACGGAATGGGGTTCGAAGAAGATGGCTTCTCCGATGAGGAAGACGTTGCAtacgaagaagaagatgaagacgaTGGTAGTGGCGGAGAATTCAGCTGCTGCGTTTGCATGGTGAAGCATAAGAACGCGCCAATGGCGGCATGCGGCCATACATTTTGCAGGCTCTGTTCGAAGGAGCTTATGGTTAGCCGCGGGAACTGTCCCACTTGCAGCGATTTCATCTTGGAAATGCTCGAGGctttttaa
- the LOC111794632 gene encoding protein XRI1-like, which produces MDDSAKNNDSWNWDGDGYTIQKDTDLECLWDGVSENDDLSYVFDETTPVKACGDLAYHVTHNDDRNKKSEESRETHSQAKRRRMLQFTAQDIETSLCCEDLSSRFLKSHNKDVSSPAAVPDVPYEIPECSGLSANVPTSCLENLDHSPEGWIADCLNDADMHCSPEDLNFAGTSDNQIDVSEFCNVAPEFKSNAVQHHPTRVPRNIIFKGRKSYIRTPTKLASSVAYPFAFIKPCGFHGDVTLKDINQRIRTPPPSKLKHQPEDPSQSYPTSAFSGKPVVGKTKIHTEGGKGSITIMRTRG; this is translated from the exons ATGGACGATTCCGCCAAAAACAA TGATTCTTGGAATTGGGATGGAGATGGATATACCATCCAGAAGGATACCGATTTGG AATGCCTTTGGGACGGGGTGTCTGAAAATGACGATCTTTCGTATGTGTTCGATGAAACAACTCCGGTTAAAGCTTGCGGGGACTTGGCATACCATGTCACGCATAATG ATGACAGGAACAAGAAATCAGAAGAATCCAGGGAAACTCATTCACAAGCGAAGAGACGTCGGATGTTACAGTTTACTGCACAAGATATAGAAACTTCACTCTGCTGTGAAGATTTGTCTTCTAGATTTCTAAAATCACAT AATAAGGATGTTTCTAGTCCTGCTGCTGTCCCTGATGTTCCATACGAGATTCCCGAGTGCTCTGGACTCTCAG CTAATGTGCCAACTTCTTGTCTTGAGAATTTGGATCACTCACCTGAAGGTTGGATTGCTGATTGCCTTAATGATGCTGATATGCATTGCAGCCCTGAGGATTT GAACTTTGCTGGGACTTCGGACAATCAAATCGATGTATCAG AGTTTTGTAATGTTGCACCTGAGTTCAAATCTAACGCAGTCCAACATCATCCTACTCGAGTTCCTCggaacataatttttaaag GTCGAAAGTCGTATATTAGAACTCCGACTAAGTTAGCTTCTTCAGTTGCCTACCCATTTGCCTTCATCAAACCCTGTGGATTCCATGGAGATGTCACCTTGAAGGACATAAACCAGCGGATCCGCACGCCTCCACCTTCAAAACTGAAGCATCAACCTGAAGACCCATCTCAATCATACCCAACATCAGCCTTCTCCGGTAAGCCCGTCGTCGGTAAAACCAAGATTCATACTGAAGGTGGAAAGGGCAGCATTACAATCATGAGGACCAGAGGTTGA
- the LOC111796225 gene encoding ER lumen protein-retaining receptor encodes MNIFRLAGDMTHLASVLVLLLKIHTIKSCAGVSLKTQELYAIVFTTRYLDIFTDFISLYNTVMKLIFLGSSYSIVWYIRRHKIVRRSYDKSQDTFRHIFLILPCVVLALLINEKLTFKEVMWTFSLYLEAVAILPQLVLLQRTKNIDNLTGQYVFLLGAYRALYIINWVYRYFTEPHFVHWITWISGLVQTLLYADFFYYYFQSWKNNRKLQLPA; translated from the exons ATGAATATCTTTCGATTAGCGGGTGATATGACTCACCTGGCTAGCGTTCTCGTCTTGCTCCTCAAGATCCACACCATCAAATCTTGTGCCG GCGTTTCTTTGAAGACTCAAGAGCTTTATGCAATTGTTTTTACAACCCGCTACTTGGATATCTTTACGGACTTCATATCTCTATATAATACGGTCATGAAGTTAATATTCTTGGGGAGTTCATATTCGATTGTTTGGTATATTAGACGTCACAAGATCGTTCGTCGGTCGTATGACAAGAGCCAAGATACTTTCCGCCATATTTTCCTAATCTTACCTTGCGTTGTCTTGGCCCTACTTATCAATGAAAAGCTTACTTTCAAGGAG GTCATGTGGACATTTTCTTTGTACCTGGAAGCTGTTGCCATCCTCCCCCAGCTCGTACTTCTACAACGAACAAAGAATATTGACAATTTGACTGGCCAATATGTGTTTCTTCTTGG TGCATACCGAGCTTTATACATTATCAACTGGGTCTACCGATACTTCACAGAGCCTCACTTTGTCCACTGGATAA CTTGGATTTCCGGGCTCGTGCAGACGCTACTTTATGCGGACTTCTTCTACTATTATTTCCAGAG TTGGAAGAACAACCGAAAGCTCCAATTGCCAGCTTAA
- the LOC111794371 gene encoding uncharacterized protein LOC111794371: MIQLLFLVLFAEGVVAFLLLVKIGLLREFVIKSLDQLKMGKGPATVRTIAATMSVILLSSLMNIVKIQNKGAKLGTMSPMDQVLWRTQLLEASLIGFTLFLGFIIDRMHHYFQKLIGLRENIGTSKEEVEKLEKEKRELAEKEEKCSKQIKELREQISSLSEKMKKLKKECEEKDKRIETADAHVTSLQKQAADLLLEYDRLLEDNQNLQNQTLGGYKK; the protein is encoded by the exons ATGATTCAGttattgttcttggttctttttgCTGAGGGAGTGGTAGCATTTCTGTTGCTGGTAAAGATTGGGCTACTCAGAGAGTTTGTGATTAAGAGTTTAGATCAGCTGAAAATGGGGAAGGGTCCAGCAACTGTTAGAACAATTGCTGCTACTATGTCTGTCATTCTCTTGTCCAGTCTTATGAACATTGTTAAGATCCAGAACAAAGGTGCAAAGCTTGGGACGATGTCGCCCATGGATCAGGTTCTTTGGAGGACACAATTGCTTGAGGCTTCTCTCATTG GTTTTACCTTATTCCTCGGGTTCATAATCGATCGCATGCaccattattttcaaaagcttaTTGGATTACGAGAGAACATCGGAACATCAAAAGAGGAAGTAGAAAAGTtagaaaaggagaagagagagCTAGcagaaaaagaggagaaatgTTCAAAGCAAATAAAGGAACTGAGAGAACAAATATCAAGTTTAtcagaaaaaatgaagaaactaaagaaggaatgtgaagaaaaagataagaGGATTGAAACTGCAGATGCCCATGTTACTTCTCTCCAGAAACAAGCTGCAGATCTCCTTCTCGAGTACGATCGACTGCTCGAAGACAaccaaaatcttcaaaatcaaacgTTAGGAGGGTATAAGAAGTGA